From the genome of Helicobacter sp. 11S03491-1:
CGCGTAAGAAACAATAATGATTATATCCCCAACTTGAACTTTTCTTGCAGCAGCGCCATTGAGACAAATTTCACCTGCTTGTGACTGTCCAAAAATTACATAAGTACTAAAACGCTCACCATTGTTGATATTAAGAATTTCCACTTTCATTCCCTCAAACAAACCTGCACTTTGAGCAAGCTTAGCATCAATTGTAACAGATCCCACATAGTTTAGATTCGCATCAGTAACTTTAGCACGATGTATTTTGCTATAAAG
Proteins encoded in this window:
- the panD gene encoding aspartate 1-decarboxylase translates to MRFEMLYSKIHRAKVTDANLNYVGSVTIDAKLAQSAGLFEGMKVEILNINNGERFSTYVIFGQSQAGEICLNGAAARKVQVGDIIIIVSYAQYEESELLSYRPTIVMVDANNKILSIKHEV